The following proteins are encoded in a genomic region of Methylibium petroleiphilum PM1:
- a CDS encoding acetyl-CoA C-acyltransferase, with protein sequence MAKQVQDAYIVAATRTPIGKSGRGYFRNTRPDDLLVAAVQSALRQVPTLDPKAIEDAIVGCSFPEGEQGMNIARAAMLLAGLPQSVGGVTVNRFCASGLTALQMAADRIRIGEADVMIAGGAESMSLVPMGGNKPSFNPAVFEKDENVGIAYGMGLTAEKVAAQWKVSREAQDAFALQSHQRALAAQAAGEFTDEMTPIDVVDRFPNLATGEVGSKTRTVTLDEGPRPDTSLEGLARLRPVFAAKGSVTAGNSSQTSDGAGALILASEKAVRQFDLKPLARFVSYAIRGVPPEIMGIGPIEAIPLALKHAGLKLDDLGWIELNEAFAAQALAVIGSVGLDPAKVNPMGGAIALGHPLGATGAIRSATVVHALQRHNLKYGMVTMCVGMGQGAAGILERV encoded by the coding sequence ATGGCTAAGCAAGTTCAAGACGCCTACATCGTCGCCGCCACCCGCACCCCGATCGGCAAGTCCGGGCGGGGCTACTTCCGCAACACGCGGCCCGACGATCTGCTGGTCGCGGCGGTGCAGAGTGCGCTGCGGCAGGTGCCCACGCTCGACCCGAAGGCGATCGAGGACGCCATCGTCGGCTGCTCCTTCCCCGAGGGCGAGCAGGGCATGAACATCGCGCGCGCCGCGATGCTGCTGGCCGGCCTGCCGCAGTCGGTGGGCGGCGTCACGGTCAACCGCTTCTGCGCCTCGGGCCTGACCGCGCTGCAGATGGCCGCCGACCGCATCCGCATCGGCGAGGCCGACGTGATGATCGCCGGCGGCGCCGAGTCGATGAGCCTGGTGCCGATGGGCGGCAACAAGCCCTCGTTCAACCCCGCCGTGTTCGAGAAGGACGAGAACGTGGGCATCGCCTACGGCATGGGCCTCACCGCCGAGAAGGTCGCGGCGCAGTGGAAGGTGAGCCGCGAGGCGCAGGACGCCTTCGCGCTGCAGTCGCACCAGCGGGCGCTCGCGGCCCAGGCGGCCGGCGAGTTCACCGACGAGATGACGCCCATCGACGTGGTCGACCGCTTTCCGAATCTGGCCACCGGCGAGGTCGGCAGCAAGACCCGTACGGTCACCCTCGACGAAGGCCCGCGCCCCGACACCTCGCTGGAAGGCCTGGCCCGGCTGCGCCCGGTGTTCGCCGCCAAGGGGTCGGTGACCGCGGGCAACAGCTCGCAGACCAGCGACGGCGCCGGCGCGCTGATCCTCGCCAGCGAGAAGGCGGTGCGGCAGTTCGACCTGAAGCCGCTGGCCCGCTTCGTCAGCTATGCGATCCGCGGCGTGCCGCCCGAGATCATGGGCATCGGTCCGATCGAGGCGATCCCGCTGGCGTTGAAGCACGCCGGGCTGAAGCTCGACGACCTGGGCTGGATCGAGCTGAACGAGGCCTTCGCGGCCCAGGCGCTGGCGGTCATCGGAAGCGTCGGGCTCGACCCGGCCAAGGTCAACCCGATGGGCGGCGCCATCGCCCTCGGCCACCCGCTGGGCGCCACCGGCGCCATCCGCTCGGCCACCGTCGTGCACGCGCTGCAACGCCACAACCTGAAGTACGGCATGGTGACGATGTGCGTCGGCATGGGCCAGGGGGCGGCGGGCATCCTTGAACGCGTCTGA
- a CDS encoding DUF2147 domain-containing protein, with product MMKHVITACLLSLAALAVQAQATPAGLWKTVDDDTGKEKSLVRISEAGGVYTGKVEKLLDPARQDARCDKCSDERKDQPVLGMTILRNIKQNAGDAALWDGGEILDPNNGKTYKLRVKPVDGGQKLEVRGYIGAPLLGRTQTWTRVE from the coding sequence ATGATGAAACACGTGATCACCGCCTGTCTGCTGTCGCTTGCCGCCCTGGCCGTCCAGGCCCAGGCCACGCCGGCCGGCCTGTGGAAGACCGTCGACGACGACACCGGCAAGGAGAAGTCGCTGGTGCGCATCTCCGAGGCCGGCGGCGTGTACACCGGCAAGGTCGAGAAGCTGCTCGACCCGGCCCGCCAGGACGCCAGGTGCGACAAGTGCAGCGACGAGCGCAAGGACCAGCCGGTGCTGGGCATGACGATCCTCCGCAACATCAAGCAGAACGCCGGCGACGCGGCGCTGTGGGACGGCGGCGAGATCCTCGACCCGAACAACGGCAAGACCTACAAGCTGCGCGTGAAGCCGGTCGACGGCGGACAGAAGCTCGAGGTGCGCGGCTACATCGGCGCACCGCTGCTCGGCCGCACGCAGACCTGGACGCGCGTCGAGTGA
- a CDS encoding 3-hydroxyacyl-CoA dehydrogenase/enoyl-CoA hydratase family protein: MSRFQVRKVAVLGAGVMGAQIAAHLVNVKVPVVLFDLPAKEGPKNGIVLKAIENLKKLKPAPLGVPEDAALIGAANYEEHLALLGECDLVIEAIAERMDWKLDLYTKIAPHVAPRTILASNTSGLSITRLSAALPESIKPRFCGIHFFNPPRYMALVELIDTPTTDDRVLDELESFVTTFLGKSVVRAKDTPNFIANRVGIAGMLATIKEAETFGLSVDVVDDLTGKKLGRASSGTFRTADVVGLDTMAHVIKTLQDNLADDPFYPSYATPPVLSALIAKGALGQKVGAGFYKKVGKDILRLDPAKQDYVPGGGKADEIVARMLKKPPAERLKLLRESSNPQAQFLWAILRDAFHYAAVHLEDIADNARDVDFAMRWGFGMQQGPFELWQAAGWLQVAGWVRDDIDAGKALAKAPLPAWVFDGPVAERGGVHTPEGSWSPSRQAFVPRSELPAYQRQPFPESVLGSGAVDALKSGTELYRNDEIRVWTLDGEVLIASITAKLHLISPTVTEGLLKAVEIAEETFQGLVIWSPDDVFSAGANLEALMPVFMKSGAKGIAPEEKKLQDAMLRIRYAGVPVVAAVRGLALGGGCELALHSARRVAAMESYIGLVEVGVGLIPGAGGLTYIARRAAEMANAGNANADLLKFVTDGFTSAAMAKVGTSAIESRKLGYLVDGDVIVPHKDELLYVATQQAKALFASGYRAPVKRLFPVAGRSGIATIKGQLANMRDGGFISSHDFHISALIADVVCGGEVDAGSLVTEEYLMALERRHFCSLLEHPKSQERIMGMLQTGKPVRN; the protein is encoded by the coding sequence ATGAGTCGATTCCAAGTCCGCAAGGTCGCCGTGCTCGGCGCCGGCGTGATGGGCGCGCAGATCGCGGCCCACCTCGTCAACGTGAAGGTGCCGGTCGTGCTGTTCGACCTGCCGGCCAAGGAAGGGCCGAAGAACGGCATCGTCCTGAAGGCCATCGAGAACCTGAAGAAGCTCAAGCCGGCGCCGCTCGGCGTGCCCGAGGACGCCGCGCTGATCGGCGCCGCCAACTACGAGGAGCACCTGGCGCTGCTCGGCGAGTGCGACCTGGTGATTGAGGCGATCGCCGAGCGCATGGACTGGAAGCTCGACCTGTACACGAAGATCGCGCCCCACGTGGCGCCGCGCACGATCCTGGCGTCCAACACGTCGGGCCTGTCGATCACCCGGCTGTCGGCGGCGCTGCCCGAATCCATCAAGCCGCGCTTCTGCGGGATCCATTTCTTCAACCCGCCGCGCTACATGGCGCTGGTGGAACTGATCGACACGCCGACCACCGACGATCGCGTGCTCGACGAGCTGGAGAGCTTCGTCACCACCTTCCTCGGCAAGAGCGTGGTACGCGCGAAGGACACGCCGAACTTCATCGCCAACCGCGTGGGCATCGCCGGCATGCTGGCGACGATCAAGGAGGCCGAGACCTTCGGCCTCAGCGTCGACGTGGTGGACGACCTCACCGGCAAGAAGCTCGGCCGCGCCAGCAGCGGCACCTTCCGCACCGCCGACGTGGTGGGCCTGGACACCATGGCGCACGTCATCAAGACGCTGCAGGACAACCTGGCCGATGACCCGTTCTACCCGAGCTACGCGACGCCGCCGGTGCTGTCGGCACTGATCGCCAAGGGCGCGCTGGGCCAGAAGGTCGGCGCCGGCTTCTACAAGAAGGTCGGCAAGGACATCCTGCGGCTCGACCCTGCCAAGCAGGATTACGTGCCCGGCGGAGGCAAGGCCGACGAGATCGTCGCCCGCATGCTGAAGAAGCCGCCGGCCGAGCGCCTGAAGCTGCTGCGCGAGAGCAGCAACCCGCAGGCGCAGTTTCTGTGGGCGATCCTGCGCGACGCCTTCCACTACGCGGCGGTGCATCTGGAGGACATCGCCGACAACGCGCGCGACGTCGACTTCGCGATGCGCTGGGGCTTCGGCATGCAGCAGGGCCCGTTCGAGCTGTGGCAGGCCGCCGGCTGGCTGCAGGTGGCGGGCTGGGTCAGGGACGACATCGACGCCGGCAAGGCGCTGGCGAAGGCGCCGCTGCCGGCCTGGGTGTTCGACGGCCCGGTCGCCGAGCGCGGCGGCGTGCACACGCCCGAGGGCTCGTGGTCGCCGTCGCGCCAGGCCTTCGTGCCGCGCAGCGAGCTGCCGGCCTACCAGCGCCAGCCCTTCCCCGAGAGCGTGCTGGGCAGCGGTGCGGTCGATGCGCTGAAGAGCGGCACCGAGCTGTACCGCAACGACGAGATCCGCGTCTGGACGCTCGACGGCGAGGTGCTCATTGCATCGATCACTGCCAAGCTGCACCTGATCAGCCCGACGGTGACCGAAGGGCTGCTGAAGGCGGTCGAGATCGCCGAGGAGACGTTCCAGGGCCTGGTGATCTGGTCGCCCGACGACGTGTTCTCGGCCGGCGCCAACCTCGAGGCGCTGATGCCGGTGTTCATGAAGAGCGGCGCCAAGGGCATCGCGCCGGAGGAAAAGAAGCTGCAGGACGCGATGCTGCGCATCCGCTACGCCGGCGTGCCGGTGGTCGCCGCGGTGCGCGGCCTGGCGCTGGGCGGCGGCTGCGAGCTGGCCCTCCACAGCGCGCGGCGCGTGGCGGCGATGGAGAGCTACATCGGCCTGGTGGAAGTGGGCGTGGGCCTGATCCCCGGCGCCGGCGGGCTGACCTACATCGCGCGGCGCGCGGCCGAGATGGCGAACGCCGGCAATGCCAACGCCGACCTCCTGAAGTTCGTGACCGACGGCTTCACCAGCGCTGCGATGGCCAAGGTGGGCACCAGCGCGATCGAGAGCCGCAAGCTCGGCTACCTGGTCGACGGCGACGTCATCGTGCCGCACAAGGACGAGCTGCTCTACGTGGCGACCCAGCAAGCCAAGGCGCTGTTCGCGTCGGGCTACCGCGCGCCGGTGAAGCGGCTGTTCCCGGTGGCCGGCCGCAGCGGCATCGCCACCATCAAGGGCCAGCTCGCCAACATGCGCGACGGCGGCTTCATCAGCTCCCACGACTTCCACATCAGCGCGCTGATCGCCGACGTGGTGTGCGGCGGCGAGGTCGACGCCGGATCGCTGGTCACCGAGGAGTACCTGATGGCGCTGGAGCGCAGGCACTTCTGCTCGCTGCTGGAGCACCCCAAGTCCCAGGAACGGATCATGGGCATGCTGCAGACCGGCAAGCCGGTCCGGAACTGA